In Raphanus sativus cultivar WK10039 unplaced genomic scaffold, ASM80110v3 Scaffold4091, whole genome shotgun sequence, the sequence TAGCAGGCTATATACTACATgtataaattaacatatctttcacttttgtaaatataataatatattgtataaaatgaataaacatataaaatactgCTAAAATAAAATTCAGTTTTGAAAGGCGGGTAAAAagttaacataaattaaataaaatataattgtcatatatgtttttatgcacatattaatatgtttaataacaaaatacaaatacaataaaataaatatataataaaaagcaaaaaatacatataatagtttaaacaattgattacttacaacatgcaaactatacactattgtatttgaaatagctttataaatatttaatatataattaaattaaaaaattgaaaatgtatAATACTAATAATCTAgagtaatatatatatgcatataaaattgaaaataaaatccgcacggttgtgcgggtcgaaATCTAGTGTAATTGTTAAAACGACATATTTGGTCGAAATCAGTGTGATTGTTAAAACGGCAGATTTGTACGGTGTTCTTTTAGGATGAATGAAAAATGTTAACTACATAATTTCATTAAACTGAGAGATTTTTTTATgcataacatataattttttcgTGTACCTAAATGTATTATATGCATTAGTTTAGTTTGCATTGTTAACAGGATCAATATTTTCACACGTATTCATCaatcatttttctttctttttagtaataaaatcaACTCGTTTCTCTCCCTTGAGATGCACATTTTCTAAACAAGTTGAGTTTTATTATCGATTGACACGATTTTCTAAGCATTGACTTCTGTAATTTTTGTATACAAATAAAATCAACTCGTTTCTCACGCATGAGATTATACGTTCTTTTAAGAAAGTTAAGTTAGTTTATTTGATGTATTactctatatataataaaaccctGAAATCTAGGTGCATCAAGAGATTAAAACCAAAAATGAATCTAAAATCAGAGCTGAATGATCTAGAGGAATTGACCTCAAATGCGAAGCAAATACAAGACGATATGTTGGAAGAGATACTAAGAGTTAGTGCGAACACAGAGTATCTTCGACCCTTTCTTCATGGGAGCTCTCATAAAGAGCTTTTCAAGAAGAACGTACCGGTGGTGACCTATGAAGATGTTAAGCCTTATATTGAGCGCGTGGCTAATGGAGAACCCTCAGATGTCATTTCGGGCGAACCTATTACTCATTTTTTCAGAAGGTATACGCTGTCAAATTACAAATAGTAGTTTTAGTAAATGATGATCAACTAGCTCTTGAAAAAAAATAGTGACATTTTGTGACCTTATGTGTGTTTAGTTCTGGAACTACGGGAGGAAAACAAAAGATCTTCCCTGTTAACAACAAGTATTATCAGAAGAGGATATTTAGCGAAGATCTACGCTGCTCTATTTTATCCAAGTAACTCTtcacatattaaatattttatccaaGTAACTCTTCGCGAACCTCtctattctcaaaaaaaaagaaatgtatttGTTCCTTCCATCCCAAGGAATCATAATGAGCGATTTCTTTTACCGGTTTATAGGCATATCAATGGCGTCGTGGACGGAAAGGTGATAGCATTTCTTAACACTAGAAAATTGTCCAGAACTCCCTCTGGTCTACCTGTTGGTCCTGTAATTACGAGCTTCCTAGTGAGCGAATATTTCAAGAACTGGTCATCCAAACGTTACACCAGCCCTGACGAAGTCATATCATGTACTGACAGCAAACAGAGTACTTACTGTCATTTTCTTTGTGCTCTTGTCCAGAGAGAGGAGGTTGTGAGTATTTTTGTTCCATTTGCTTGTGCGTTAGTCCAAGCAATCAAATTTCTTGAAACTCACTGGAAAGACTTGTGTAACGATATTCGATCTGGTCATGTTAGCGAGTGGATTACCGACCTTGGTTGCAGAGACTCTGTCTCCGTCATGCTTGGAGTACCAAATCCTGAATTAGCAGATCAGATTGAACGTGAATGCTGTCGTCAGACATCATGGGAAGGTATCATCACACGTCTATGGCCTAACATCAAATTCATTCATAGCGTAGTTACAGGACAGATGAGTCAGTTCATTCCAGTTTTGGAGTTCTACTCCAACAAATTGCCTCTCGTCTCCATGAGCTATTCTGCTTCTGAAACATTGTTAGGGATCAATGTGAATCCCCTATGCAAACCACAAGACGTTTCTTATACATTTTTGCCCAACATGTCCTACTTCGAGTTCCTACCTCTTGATGAAGGAAACAATGCTGAAGTAGTTGATCTCGTGGACGTCAAGTTAGGTCACTTTTATGACCCCTTGGTCACAAATCATTTCGGTGAGTTGTATACATTTAACATTAATATCATCTCTCACCTATATTATCAAcactaatcattttttttaaatatattacacTAATCATTTTCAGTTATTATTGTTTCTAGGGTTATACAGATATAGAATGGGAGATATTCTACAGGTGACTGGATTTTACAATAAAACACCTCAGTTTAGATTTGTACGCAGAAAGGATACGGTTATAAGCGTCCATGTGGAGAAAACAACAGAAGAAGATATAGCAAATGCGATGAATCGTGTGACAGCAGTACTTGACTCTGAAGGTTTAATATTGATGGGATTCACATGCAAACCTGATATCTCCACCTTCCCAGGTCATTATGTTTTTTACTTGGAGCTCAAAGCCAAAAACTCTGATAGCATTGTTAAGCTTGATAACAGTGTAATGGTCAAGTGTTGCTGTGTAATGGAGAAATCATTTAATGCTCTCTATAGAAAATTTAGGAGAGAGTATGAGAGCATCGGAGCGCTAGAGATAAGGGTGACGAAGCAAGGAAGGTTTGATTCTCTCATGGAATATTTCATCTCCCAGGGTGCTTCTGCGTCTCAGTACAAGACACCACTATGCATAAAATCCCCTCAAGGTTTAGCAATTCTTGAAGACAGAGTTATTGCTCAGTTTTTCAGTGACAAATCCCCTCCTCTCTGATCAGATATGAATAGCCAAGGGACAAAGCAATTCATGAGTGAGTTTGGTTTATGTTTCTTGGAGAACTTTTTGGTTTTGTGTGCAAGTGTGTGTGGTCTGTgtgttatgttaattttaaatctGTCTAGTTGTTAAATAAACGAAGCAATTTTTTATTtggaatgaatgttaaattgtattcataaaaaaaaaaaatgtttgtgtTACATGAAGTGCAGcgttgtttaaaaaataatttggaaACTATAGACTGCAACTAACTATCTAGTACTAAACCAGAACCAAAGAGCCCAACAACATCTCAATGTATATTCATCTCAACCAAACGCCtcttttagtatatatatagttgcaCGAAATGGTTTGAACTTGTATCATCACAACGAACTCCCCCACCACTTAATTTCGTTCCCTGAGAGAACTTAGCGAGAGAGCACAGAAAGAAGAGAAGTCAAGAAGAAGGTTGAAGAAagaaggatgatgatgatgacaatgGAAAACGAGTTTCAAGACCGTAACAACCTGAACATCAACGACAttgatctctctctcctccGCCTTTCCTCCCCACCTTACGACCACTCTCGCTCCTCCTTCTCCGCCGCCGCTTCTCCTCCTGATATCAGCCCCTTGAAACGCTCGTCCCCTGTTTCAGACGAATCCGATCAGCACAAACGCAGGAGACTCTCCCTCCAACTCCAAGACCCGATCTTTATCACGTCTCCTCTTCGCTCCACTTACCAGGAAACCCATTCTTCCTCAGTCAACGACCCGACCCACGTACGCTCTGTTCCGGAGAAGCAAGAAACGTCGCCGTTGTATGATTCCGAGAGTCTTGAAGAAACAGAGGTTGGTTGTGTTATATAATCAAGAAACTTGGACTCTCTTCTGGTTTTCAACTAGTAATAAAGAGTCTTCGTTTGGTTGTTTACTGATAAAAAGAAACTGAGGATGAAGAGGGTTAACAATCACGTGGAGGAGATCACTCACGAAGAAGAGACTAACTATGAGGTTTTGCTTTGTTTGTATCTTATGCTTATCATTTTAGTGACTTCAAATGATTAATGGGGAATTTCATGTCAGACGCAGCAGCacgaggaagaggaagattGTGGAGAAGGGATGAGGATAGAGAGATGTGGAGATGGGTTTGTGATAAGATTGAAGTGTAGATGCAAGCTAGCTTACAGGGTTCTCTTCTCTGATCATCACCTCTACTTCAAGTCTCTCTAAGCCTTCATCATTTTAGTTTCTAGTATCTCCCAATCTCTCTCTCATTTTGTTGTaacgctttttttttttttcttatttgttcgGTTGGACTATGAAAACATTTGTTAAAGGaggttacaacttttttttttatgtgatGTGATTTGGGTCAACGTCAACGTCAACGTCAACGTCAACGTCAACGTCAAAATCTTATTTACTACTTATGTGGCATCTCTGAATTAACAAAAAGAGATAGTACTAGTAGGCCTGCCTTGATTCGATACCCTTGTTTGAGAATCTCTGATGCGCGTAATAAGCTTCTGCACGCGTTTTCACGCGCCGACAAATCGTCTTTCTTTATTCCGCCGTAGTCACCACAAGCTGATCCCACCTTCATCATCTTCCTGCTTCCGCAACAACGTCagtctcttctctcctctctctctctcttcccttCTCTCTCTTAAAAACGTTTCCTTTTCCTCTTTGTTCTCCCAGAATTGCTCTGTTATGTCCGGACATAATAAAATGGAACAGTTTGATCTCTCTTCCAACACTGTGATTGATCATCCTCCAGCTCTCACTGATAAAATAACCCTAACCCGTGACGCGGGTCCTTCCAAATTTCAGGtctttccctctctctctctctctctctataggTCAAAGTTTTCTTCTTTCACAAAGCTTTTaagtatgtttttatttttggtgtCTGCGACTTGTGCAGGTGATTGCAGACTTTGATGGGACTTTAACGAGATACAGAGTCAATGGAATTCGAGGCCAGAGTATGTTTCATCTCACATTTAATCTTTATCTCTCTACTCATCATCAGTCAAAAAGCTGAAACCAAACTACTCTGTTTTTGTAAAGGCAGTCATGGCATCTTGCAGCAAGGAAACGCTGATTACGATGCTAAGAGGGAAGCATTGTATGAACACTATCATCCTCTTGAGTTCTCTCCTCTCATTCCCCTCCATGACAAAACCAAACTCATGGAACAATGGTATGGTACTCTCTCTTTCTTACCAATCACATAACATTTTCCTTTTGTCTTTTCAtcaattgttgttttttttttccctctaCCAGGTGGAGTAAAACTCATGATCTTCTCATTGAGGGAGGTTTAACATGTGATGCAATCAAGGAATCTGTTGCTAGTTCCTCCATAGCTTTTAGAGATGGTGTGGTTGAACTGTTTGAGTTTTTGGAggtaaaaaaagaatcaaaaaaaCTCATGGTTGCtgttattatattaattagCTTTTTTGTGTATATTAACCAGTCTAACTCTGTTCGCCATTTGATCCAGGAAAAGGATATCccagttttgattttttcagcAGGACTTGCTGATGTTATTGAAGAGGTGACTCTCTCAAGACTATTACCAAATGAGACTTATCTACTCCTATAATAATGAATATGCTTTTTACTACAGGTTTTGAGGCAGAAACTTCATAGAACATTCAAGAATGTAAAGATTGTGTCAAACAGGATGGTGTTTGATAATGATGGTCGTCTCGTCTCTTTTAAAGGTATACATTTTGGTGTATGTTAGCTAGACACATGTTCTACTTTGTTGTCAATCGAATAATTATAAGGAAACGACTAAgcatttgattataatataAGTTGTCGCAAACCATGAAGTGCAGTTTCTTTACCTCTTAACATTACAGGAAAGCTGATTCACGTGCTAAACAAGAACGAACACGCTTTAGACATGGCTGCTCCACTTCACGACAACCTCGGTATTGACATTGGTGTGGAAGATGAAGAGAATGCGTACGTGAAACAAA encodes:
- the LOC130507148 gene encoding 4-substituted benzoates-glutamate ligase GH3.12-like — protein: MYYSIYNKTLKSRCIKRLKPKMNLKSELNDLEELTSNAKQIQDDMLEEILRVSANTEYLRPFLHGSSHKELFKKNVPVVTYEDVKPYIERVANGEPSDVISGEPITHFFRSSGTTGGKQKIFPVNNKYYQKRIFSEDLRCSILSKHINGVVDGKVIAFLNTRKLSRTPSGLPVGPVITSFLVSEYFKNWSSKRYTSPDEVISCTDSKQSTYCHFLCALVQREEVVSIFVPFACALVQAIKFLETHWKDLCNDIRSGHVSEWITDLGCRDSVSVMLGVPNPELADQIERECCRQTSWEGIITRLWPNIKFIHSVVTGQMSQFIPVLEFYSNKLPLVSMSYSASETLLGINVNPLCKPQDVSYTFLPNMSYFEFLPLDEGNNAEVVDLVDVKLGHFYDPLVTNHFGLYRYRMGDILQVTGFYNKTPQFRFVRRKDTVISVHVEKTTEEDIANAMNRVTAVLDSEGLILMGFTCKPDISTFPGHYVFYLELKAKNSDSIVKLDNSVMVKCCCVMEKSFNALYRKFRREYESIGALEIRVTKQGRFDSLMEYFISQGASASQYKTPLCIKSPQGLAILEDRVIAQFFSDKSPPL
- the LOC130507149 gene encoding uncharacterized protein LOC130507149; its protein translation is MMMMTMENEFQDRNNLNINDIDLSLLRLSSPPYDHSRSSFSAAASPPDISPLKRSSPVSDESDQHKRRRLSLQLQDPIFITSPLRSTYQETHSSSVNDPTHVRSVPEKQETSPLYDSESLEETEKLRMKRVNNHVEEITHEEETNYETQQHEEEEDCGEGMRIERCGDGFVIRLKCRCKLAYRVLFSDHHLYFKSL
- the LOC130507146 gene encoding uncharacterized protein LOC130507146, coding for MRVISFCTRFHAPTNRLSLFRRSHHKLIPPSSSSCFRNNNCSVMSGHNKMEQFDLSSNTVIDHPPALTDKITLTRDAGPSKFQVIADFDGTLTRYRVNGIRGQSSHGILQQGNADYDAKREALYEHYHPLEFSPLIPLHDKTKLMEQWWSKTHDLLIEGGLTCDAIKESVASSSIAFRDGVVELFEFLEEKDIPVLIFSAGLADVIEEVLRQKLHRTFKNVKIVSNRMVFDNDGRLVSFKGKLIHVLNKNEHALDMAAPLHDNLGIDIGVEDEENAYVKQRTNVLLLGDHLGDLRMSDGLNYESRVSIGFLNDNVEKSLESYREAFDIVYLNDAPMWGALELVSQLFPTEAS